Proteins encoded together in one Synechococcus sp. BL107 window:
- a CDS encoding transporter substrate-binding domain-containing protein — MRRFRQQSAVVLVAFLLVGLPAQARKLKVGISGSPPFVIQENNSFQGISLDVWRQVAEDNELVYDLVPQSSPEVGIAAVDQGQIDVLVGPISITPRRLAMPGVDFTQPYYLAKSGVLLPLDSPTIFSRVKVFFGWAVISSMLILISVLLVVGSLIWLAERRENSEQFPKRWLPGIASGMWFAVVTLTTVGYGDKAPISRTGRGITATWMVISLIAVSSLTASLASAFTLFFSGTRETTISSPAQLQQRRVATIEGTSGVELAERGSMRVLKTENLTSGIELLLSEQAEALIFDRPAIRHHIKLNPHLAVQLAPFTLAEETYGFVFKTGNPLRNPLNVSILRLQRLGDIKSIANKLLN, encoded by the coding sequence ATGCGGAGGTTCCGACAACAATCAGCCGTTGTGCTGGTTGCCTTCCTGCTGGTGGGACTCCCCGCTCAGGCACGCAAATTAAAAGTAGGCATCAGCGGTTCTCCACCGTTTGTGATTCAGGAGAACAATTCCTTTCAAGGCATCAGCCTTGATGTTTGGCGGCAGGTCGCTGAAGACAACGAGCTGGTTTATGACCTCGTGCCGCAGAGCTCGCCGGAGGTCGGCATCGCGGCGGTCGATCAGGGACAGATCGATGTGTTGGTGGGGCCGATCAGCATCACCCCCCGCAGATTGGCCATGCCAGGGGTCGATTTCACTCAGCCCTACTACCTCGCCAAGTCCGGGGTCTTGCTCCCCCTCGATTCACCCACGATCTTCAGCCGCGTGAAGGTGTTCTTCGGCTGGGCCGTGATCTCTTCGATGTTGATTCTCATCAGCGTCTTGCTGGTGGTGGGCAGTTTGATTTGGCTCGCCGAACGTCGGGAGAATAGTGAGCAGTTTCCGAAACGCTGGCTGCCAGGAATTGCCAGCGGAATGTGGTTTGCCGTCGTCACCCTCACCACCGTGGGTTATGGAGACAAAGCCCCCATCAGCCGAACAGGCCGAGGTATTACGGCCACATGGATGGTGATCTCTCTGATTGCCGTGTCGTCGTTAACGGCAAGCCTGGCCTCAGCCTTCACGTTGTTTTTCTCCGGAACGAGAGAGACAACGATCAGTTCACCCGCCCAACTGCAACAACGTCGAGTGGCCACCATTGAAGGGACCAGTGGGGTGGAGTTGGCTGAACGAGGCAGCATGCGGGTTCTCAAAACAGAGAATCTGACGAGCGGCATTGAGTTGTTGTTGTCGGAACAAGCAGAAGCGCTGATTTTTGATCGGCCGGCCATTCGGCATCACATCAAACTGAATCCTCACTTGGCCGTTCAGCTGGCGCCCTTCACCCTTGCGGAGGAAACCTACGGGTTTGTGTTCAAAACAGGGAACCCCCTCCGGAATCCCCTGAACGTGTCGATCCTGCGACTCCAGCGCTTGGGCGACATCAAATCCATCGCAAACAAACTGTTGAACTAA
- a CDS encoding CopG family transcriptional regulator, with the protein MPLLQDLVLELQQRLGETPPAPPTAAVADAASSERINVTLPRGVMDDLKRHALEEGRSCGNLAAYLLEEALRRHRPLG; encoded by the coding sequence GTGCCACTTCTTCAGGATCTAGTTCTTGAGTTGCAGCAGCGCCTTGGAGAGACCCCTCCAGCTCCTCCAACGGCAGCGGTTGCGGATGCTGCCAGCTCTGAGCGCATCAATGTGACCCTCCCCCGTGGCGTGATGGATGACTTAAAGCGCCATGCTCTTGAGGAAGGCCGTAGCTGTGGAAACCTCGCGGCATACCTGTTGGAGGAGGCGTTGCGTCGTCACCGTCCCCTGGGCTGA
- a CDS encoding PCC domain-containing protein encodes MRPLPLKLAPGSDLRLSLEDLARREGIHGFVLGVVGNLTRAAFQCPGQSEPTVLEGDLEVITLNGTLSPDSVHLHLSLSDGACQVWGGHLEPGTIVQKGADVLVGVLEQNKPAAATTATAPRLEIAVLPGCPWCSRALRLLRTLDVHHTVITVNDDSTFKSVQSRSGMGTFPQVFVDGTVIGGYDDLTTLHAAGELEALR; translated from the coding sequence ATGCGTCCCCTGCCGCTCAAGCTTGCACCCGGCAGTGACCTGCGCCTCAGCCTGGAAGATTTGGCTCGTCGCGAGGGCATCCATGGATTTGTCCTCGGCGTGGTGGGCAACCTCACGCGCGCGGCTTTCCAGTGCCCAGGCCAATCAGAGCCAACCGTCTTGGAAGGTGATCTTGAAGTGATCACCTTGAACGGAACGCTGAGCCCCGATTCCGTTCATCTCCATCTCAGTCTGTCCGATGGCGCATGTCAGGTTTGGGGAGGGCACCTCGAGCCGGGCACCATTGTGCAAAAAGGGGCCGATGTCCTGGTTGGCGTTCTTGAACAGAACAAACCAGCGGCTGCGACAACCGCAACAGCACCGCGTCTAGAGATTGCTGTGCTGCCCGGATGTCCCTGGTGCAGCAGGGCGCTGCGCCTGCTGCGGACCTTGGATGTTCACCACACGGTGATCACGGTGAATGACGACAGCACGTTCAAGAGCGTTCAGAGCCGTAGTGGGATGGGGACATTCCCCCAGGTGTTCGTCGACGGCACCGTGATCGGTGGCTACGACGATCTCACCACGCTCCACGCTGCTGGTGAACTCGAAGCCCTCCGATAG
- a CDS encoding DUF6737 family protein, whose amino-acid sequence MNSKPSDSDPAELPPFWSLKPWWCQPWSIVSTGIIGVLGSWLILHRLWISLPMAIAVALWWGLFLVVVPSAYKASLQQDSMGRRP is encoded by the coding sequence GTGAACTCGAAGCCCTCCGATAGCGACCCTGCCGAACTCCCACCGTTCTGGTCGCTCAAACCTTGGTGGTGTCAGCCCTGGTCGATTGTTTCGACCGGAATCATCGGAGTGCTGGGCTCCTGGCTGATCCTGCATCGGCTTTGGATCAGTCTGCCAATGGCGATCGCTGTCGCCCTGTGGTGGGGACTGTTTTTAGTCGTTGTGCCAAGCGCCTACAAAGCGAGCCTGCAGCAGGACTCAATGGGCCGCAGACCTTGA